Proteins found in one Hevea brasiliensis isolate MT/VB/25A 57/8 chromosome 18, ASM3005281v1, whole genome shotgun sequence genomic segment:
- the LOC110664548 gene encoding acetylornithine deacetylase isoform X1 — protein sequence MAGVEETLGELNKESFVSLLGKLIGESKHVQNNPPDLIPEEDRVVKHVQDSLLPLSTTTGGGPLIVNHVSYFPGRGNLIVEYPGTEPGKILSFVGMHMDVVTANPNDWEFDPFSLLINGDKLCGRGTTDCLGHVALVTELMKRLAETKPKLKSTVVAVFIANEENSAITGVGVDALVKDGLLNKLKGGPLFWIDTADKQPCIGTGGMIPWKLHVTGKLFHSGLSHKAINPLELAMEALKVIQSRFYKDFPPHLKEQAYGFATPSTMKPTQWSYPGGGINQIPAECTVSGDVRLTPFYNVTDVKKKIQEYVDDINENIEKLDTRGLVSKYILPEENLRGSLTLTFDEAMSGVACDLDSCGFHVLCKATEKVVGHVKPYSITGSLPLIRELQDEGFDVQTAGYGLMATYHAKNEYCLLSDMCQGYQVFVSIISQLED from the exons ATGGCTGGTGTTGAAGAAACCCTTGGAGAACTGAACAAGGAGTCCTTTGTTTCCCTTCTGGGAAAGCTCATCGGAGAGTCTAAACATGTTCAAAACAACCCACCAGATCTGATCCCAGAGGAAGACAGGGTGGTGAAGCATGTGCAGGATTCCCTCCTTCCTTTGAGCACCACCACAGGAGGAGGTCCCTTGATTGTGAATCATGTCAGTTATTTCCCTGGCCGAGGCAATCTTATTGTGGAGTACCCAGGCACTGAACCTGGGAAGATCTTGTCTTTCGTTGGAATGCATATGGATGTTGTCACCGCTAATCCTAATGACTGG GAGTTTGATCCATTCTCATTACTTATCAATGGGGATAAACTTTGTGGCCGTGGAACAACTGATTGTTTGGGACATGTTGCCCTTGTAACTGAACTCATGAAGAGGTTGGCAGAGACAAAGCCAAAACTGAAATCAACAGTTGTTGCAGTCTTCATAGCTAATGAAGAGAATTCTGCCATTACAGGAGTTGGTGTGGATGCACTTGTGAAAGATGGGCTGCTTAATAAGCTAAAAGGAGGTCCTCT ATTCTGGATTGACACAGCAGACAAACAACCTTGCATTGGTACTGGTGGTATGATACCTTGGAAACTTCATGTGACAGGGAAACTCTTTCACAGTGGATTATCACACAAG GCCATAAATCCTCTGGAGCTAGCCATGGAAGCACTTAAAGTGATACAATCACGATTTTATAAGGACTTCCCCCCTCATTTGAAAGAACAAGCCTATGGATTCGCAACGCCATCAACAATGAAACCAACTCAGTGGAGTT ATCCTGGTGGTGGGATCAATCAAATTCCTGCTGAGTGTACAGTTTCAGGAGATGTCAG GTTAACTCCCTTCTACAA TGTCACAGATGTGAAAAAAAAGATACAagaatatgtggatgacataaatGAGAACATAGAGAAGCTAGATACAAGAGGTCTAGTTTCTAAGTATATCCTACCTGAAGAAAACCTAAGAGGGag CCTTACTTTGACCTTTGATGAGGCGATGTCTGGAGTTGCATGTGATCTGGATTCTTGTGGCTTTCATGTATTGTGTAAGGCTACTGAAAAAGTAGTTGGGCATGTAAAACCCTATTCAATCACTGGCAGTTTGCCACTGATTCGAGAGTTGCAA GATGAAGGTTTTGATGTTCAAACTGCTGGCTACG
- the LOC110664548 gene encoding acetylornithine deacetylase isoform X2, translating into MAGVEETLGELNKESFVSLLGKLIGESKHVQNNPPDLIPEEDRVVKHVQDSLLPLSTTTGGGPLIVNHVSYFPGRGNLIVEYPGTEPGKILSFVGMHMDVVTANPNDWEFDPFSLLINGDKLCGRGTTDCLGHVALVTELMKRLAETKPKLKSTVVAVFIANEENSAITGVGVDALVKDGLLNKLKGGPLFWIDTADKQPCIGTGGMIPWKLHVTGKLFHSGLSHKAINPLELAMEALKVIQSRFYKDFPPHLKEQAYGFATPSTMKPTQWSYPGGGINQIPAECTVSGDVRLTPFYNVTDVKKKIQEYVDDINENIEKLDTRGLVSKYILPEENLRGRMKVLMFKLLATV; encoded by the exons ATGGCTGGTGTTGAAGAAACCCTTGGAGAACTGAACAAGGAGTCCTTTGTTTCCCTTCTGGGAAAGCTCATCGGAGAGTCTAAACATGTTCAAAACAACCCACCAGATCTGATCCCAGAGGAAGACAGGGTGGTGAAGCATGTGCAGGATTCCCTCCTTCCTTTGAGCACCACCACAGGAGGAGGTCCCTTGATTGTGAATCATGTCAGTTATTTCCCTGGCCGAGGCAATCTTATTGTGGAGTACCCAGGCACTGAACCTGGGAAGATCTTGTCTTTCGTTGGAATGCATATGGATGTTGTCACCGCTAATCCTAATGACTGG GAGTTTGATCCATTCTCATTACTTATCAATGGGGATAAACTTTGTGGCCGTGGAACAACTGATTGTTTGGGACATGTTGCCCTTGTAACTGAACTCATGAAGAGGTTGGCAGAGACAAAGCCAAAACTGAAATCAACAGTTGTTGCAGTCTTCATAGCTAATGAAGAGAATTCTGCCATTACAGGAGTTGGTGTGGATGCACTTGTGAAAGATGGGCTGCTTAATAAGCTAAAAGGAGGTCCTCT ATTCTGGATTGACACAGCAGACAAACAACCTTGCATTGGTACTGGTGGTATGATACCTTGGAAACTTCATGTGACAGGGAAACTCTTTCACAGTGGATTATCACACAAG GCCATAAATCCTCTGGAGCTAGCCATGGAAGCACTTAAAGTGATACAATCACGATTTTATAAGGACTTCCCCCCTCATTTGAAAGAACAAGCCTATGGATTCGCAACGCCATCAACAATGAAACCAACTCAGTGGAGTT ATCCTGGTGGTGGGATCAATCAAATTCCTGCTGAGTGTACAGTTTCAGGAGATGTCAG GTTAACTCCCTTCTACAA TGTCACAGATGTGAAAAAAAAGATACAagaatatgtggatgacataaatGAGAACATAGAGAAGCTAGATACAAGAGGTCTAGTTTCTAAGTATATCCTACCTGAAGAAAACCTAAGAGGGag GATGAAGGTTTTGATGTTCAAACTGCTGGCTACG